A single region of the Deefgea piscis genome encodes:
- a CDS encoding YbhB/YbcL family Raf kinase inhibitor-like protein, producing MKLISSALFMALSLHTAFAAEFQLTSQDIQANAPMTKKQEFNGFGCSGSNISPQLSWKNAPAGTKSFAITVFDPDAPTGSGWWHWSVVNIPAQVQSIASGAVPAGALETRTDFGQAGYGGACPPIGDKAHRYIYTVWALDTEKLPVDANASGALVGFMLNQHQLAKAQLTATYQRSK from the coding sequence ATGAAACTCATTAGCAGCGCTTTATTTATGGCCCTTAGTCTGCACACCGCCTTTGCCGCTGAGTTCCAACTCACCAGCCAAGACATCCAAGCCAATGCGCCAATGACTAAAAAGCAAGAATTCAATGGTTTTGGTTGCAGTGGCAGCAATATTTCACCGCAACTCAGCTGGAAAAACGCTCCAGCCGGCACCAAAAGCTTTGCCATCACCGTGTTTGATCCAGACGCACCAACCGGTAGTGGCTGGTGGCATTGGAGTGTAGTGAATATTCCGGCCCAAGTGCAATCGATTGCCAGCGGTGCAGTACCAGCCGGCGCACTTGAAACGCGCACCGACTTTGGCCAAGCTGGCTACGGCGGCGCTTGCCCACCGATTGGCGATAAAGCGCATCGCTATATTTATACCGTTTGGGCTTTAGATACTGAAAAACTCCCAGTCGATGCCAATGCCAGCGGTGCCTTAGTGGGCTTTATGCTCAACCAACATCAACTGGCTAAAGCACAACTCACTGCCACCTATCAGCGCAGCAAATAA
- a CDS encoding NAD(P)/FAD-dependent oxidoreductase, with amino-acid sequence MQKISHAASYYAASAHPQPARPELNRDLDVDICIIGAGFTGLSAGLFLAEAGYNVVILEQAQIAWGASGRNGGQIVNSYSRDMDVIERQYGKATADALGAMAFTGNQIIRQRIAHYQIDCDLKNGGLFAALSNKQLGHLAAQKALWERYGHTQLEMLDQAAIGQAVASERYVGGLVDHSAGHIHPLNLALGEAAAFESLGGQIFEQSAVTQIQRGTRPVVQTAQGSVRCQFVIVACNAYLGDLVPELSAKTMPCGSQVVATEPLGALAEQLIPSNYCVEDCNFLLDYYRLSADRRLIYGGGVTYGARDLAHIEAVIVPNLRQTFPQLSHIQIDYAWTGNFSLTLSRLPQMGRLGSNLYYSQGCSGHGVTYTHLAGRLLAQAIQGHNSQFDAFAKLPHHPFPGGRLLRVPLTALGAWYYALRDQLGI; translated from the coding sequence ATGCAAAAAATCAGTCACGCCGCCTCTTATTACGCCGCCAGCGCCCACCCACAACCAGCAAGGCCGGAGCTCAATCGCGATTTAGACGTCGATATCTGCATTATTGGTGCCGGATTTACCGGATTATCTGCCGGTCTGTTTTTAGCTGAGGCCGGTTATAACGTGGTTATTTTGGAGCAAGCACAAATCGCTTGGGGGGCTTCGGGGCGCAATGGTGGGCAAATTGTGAATTCGTATTCGCGCGATATGGATGTGATTGAACGGCAATATGGCAAAGCTACTGCCGACGCTTTGGGCGCAATGGCGTTTACCGGCAATCAAATTATTCGCCAAAGAATCGCGCATTATCAAATCGATTGCGACCTTAAAAATGGCGGACTGTTTGCGGCGCTCAGCAACAAACAACTGGGGCATCTGGCTGCACAAAAGGCACTCTGGGAGCGCTACGGCCATACCCAGCTAGAAATGCTAGACCAAGCGGCAATTGGCCAAGCCGTTGCCAGTGAGCGCTATGTCGGCGGCTTAGTTGACCATAGTGCCGGGCATATCCACCCACTCAATCTGGCGCTCGGCGAAGCTGCGGCATTTGAATCTTTGGGCGGGCAAATTTTTGAGCAATCGGCGGTCACGCAGATTCAACGTGGCACTCGCCCGGTGGTGCAAACGGCGCAGGGCTCGGTACGTTGCCAGTTTGTGATTGTCGCTTGCAATGCCTATTTGGGCGATTTAGTCCCAGAGCTCTCCGCCAAAACCATGCCTTGTGGCAGCCAAGTCGTCGCTACTGAGCCACTGGGCGCACTGGCTGAGCAACTAATTCCCAGCAATTACTGCGTCGAAGATTGTAATTTTTTGCTCGATTATTATCGTTTAAGTGCCGATCGCCGCTTAATTTATGGCGGAGGCGTTACCTATGGCGCACGCGATTTAGCGCATATTGAGGCAGTGATTGTGCCGAATTTACGCCAGACTTTTCCTCAGCTCAGCCATATTCAAATCGACTATGCGTGGACTGGGAATTTCTCATTAACACTATCGCGCTTACCGCAAATGGGGCGACTGGGCAGCAATCTGTATTACTCACAAGGCTGTAGCGGCCACGGCGTGACTTATACGCATTTGGCTGGGCGATTATTGGCGCAAGCCATACAAGGGCATAACAGCCAATTTGATGCTTTTGCCAAACTCCCGCACCACCCTTTTCCCGGCGGGCGCTTATTGCGCGTACCGCTCACGGCATTGGGCGCTTGGTATTACGCCTTGCGCGACCAACTCGGCATTTAA
- a CDS encoding aldehyde dehydrogenase family protein, which yields MAKTQQDWSALAAQLQFEGRAFIDGVYCQTASTFPCINPATRQVLTAVSLCSDIEVNTAVRAARAAFNDQRWAGLAPAARKGILLRLAALIREHADELALLETLDTGKPISDALAVDIAGSAYCIQWFAEAIDKVGGEVVPVAGNMLGMVTREPVGVVAAVVPWNFPLLMSSWKIAPALAMGNSVILKPSEKSPLTAIYIAALAKTAGLPDGVLQVLPGAAETGRLLAEHLDVDCITFTGSTAVGKAIMQAAAQSNLKRVWLELGGKSPNIILADCTDVGAAAAAAAGGIFYNQGEMCSAGSRVLVQKAIYPEFMAALQAAATDYAPANPLDPATRMGAIVDEIQYQKVLAWIDIGKQEAEWLGGGEAVPAATGWFITPAIFKASASARIAREEIFGPVCTVIVFDTPDEAIAIANDSEYGLAAAVWTRDLNTAHCMAKQLRAGTVWINCYDEGGDMNLPFGGYKQSGNGRDKSLHALEKYTELKSTLIKLS from the coding sequence ATGGCAAAAACTCAACAAGATTGGTCGGCGCTCGCCGCGCAGTTGCAGTTTGAAGGGCGTGCATTTATTGATGGCGTGTATTGCCAAACAGCGAGTACTTTTCCTTGTATTAATCCAGCGACGCGGCAGGTTTTGACCGCAGTGAGTCTGTGCTCGGACATTGAAGTAAATACGGCGGTGCGTGCGGCACGCGCCGCGTTTAATGATCAGCGTTGGGCGGGCTTAGCGCCTGCCGCGCGCAAAGGTATTTTGCTACGTTTAGCCGCTTTGATTCGCGAGCACGCCGATGAGTTGGCGCTGCTAGAAACACTCGACACCGGCAAACCGATTTCGGACGCTTTGGCGGTGGATATTGCGGGTAGCGCGTATTGCATTCAGTGGTTTGCTGAAGCGATTGATAAAGTCGGTGGTGAGGTGGTGCCCGTGGCGGGCAATATGCTGGGTATGGTGACCCGAGAGCCAGTGGGCGTGGTCGCTGCGGTAGTACCTTGGAATTTTCCACTGTTGATGAGCAGCTGGAAAATCGCTCCCGCCTTGGCCATGGGCAATTCGGTGATTTTAAAACCATCCGAAAAATCGCCATTAACAGCAATTTATATTGCCGCTTTAGCCAAAACAGCGGGGCTGCCTGATGGTGTGTTGCAAGTGCTACCGGGTGCTGCTGAAACCGGGCGCTTATTGGCTGAGCATCTCGACGTGGATTGCATTACTTTTACCGGCTCAACGGCGGTGGGCAAAGCGATTATGCAGGCGGCAGCACAGAGTAATTTAAAGCGCGTTTGGCTCGAGTTGGGCGGCAAATCGCCGAATATTATTTTGGCCGATTGCACCGATGTGGGCGCTGCCGCCGCGGCTGCAGCGGGTGGGATTTTTTATAACCAAGGCGAAATGTGCTCCGCTGGCTCGCGAGTTTTGGTGCAAAAGGCGATTTACCCTGAGTTTATGGCTGCCTTGCAAGCCGCCGCTACGGATTACGCGCCAGCCAATCCACTCGATCCGGCAACCAGAATGGGCGCCATCGTTGATGAGATCCAATACCAAAAAGTGTTGGCTTGGATTGATATCGGTAAGCAAGAGGCCGAATGGTTGGGCGGTGGCGAAGCGGTGCCGGCGGCAACGGGCTGGTTTATTACTCCCGCCATTTTTAAAGCCAGCGCATCAGCGCGCATAGCGCGCGAAGAAATCTTTGGCCCGGTGTGTACGGTGATCGTGTTTGATACGCCAGATGAAGCGATTGCCATTGCCAATGATAGTGAATATGGTTTGGCTGCTGCGGTGTGGACACGCGACTTAAATACCGCGCACTGTATGGCCAAGCAACTACGCGCCGGTACCGTATGGATTAATTGCTACGACGAAGGCGGGGATATGAATCTGCCTTTTGGTGGCTATAAGCAATCGGGCAATGGCCGCGATAAATCGCTACACGCATTAGAAAAATACACCGAGTTGAAGTCGACTTTGATTAAATTGTCTTAA
- the rstA gene encoding two-component system response regulator RstA produces the protein MSTRVLFVEDDAELAELIGGFLRSFEFTVEVLGDGLGVNDNVKANPPDLILLDIMLPGKDGLTICRELREFYTGPIVLLTSLNSDMNQILGFEIGATDYVVKTTPPSVLLARIRSHLRHAGSGSLLAAVPVQDQSRLNFGRLQIDARNRSAVYRGEQMGLSSSDFDLLWELASHAGEILSRDHLLKKLRGIEYDGLDRSMDVAISRLRKKLDDDPIDPRKIKTIRNKGYLFASDIWQDE, from the coding sequence ATGAGTACCCGAGTATTATTTGTTGAAGACGACGCTGAATTGGCCGAATTGATTGGCGGTTTTTTGCGCTCGTTTGAGTTTACCGTCGAAGTACTCGGCGATGGTTTAGGGGTGAATGACAATGTGAAAGCCAATCCCCCTGATTTGATTTTGCTCGATATTATGTTGCCCGGCAAAGATGGTTTGACCATTTGCCGCGAACTGCGTGAATTTTATACTGGGCCGATTGTGCTGCTCACCTCGCTCAATAGCGATATGAATCAGATTTTGGGCTTTGAAATCGGCGCGACCGATTACGTGGTCAAAACCACGCCGCCTTCAGTGCTATTAGCGCGGATTCGTTCCCATTTACGCCACGCCGGTAGTGGCAGTTTGTTGGCGGCGGTGCCAGTGCAAGATCAATCACGGCTTAACTTTGGTCGTTTACAAATTGATGCGCGCAATCGCAGCGCGGTGTATCGCGGCGAGCAAATGGGTTTGTCGAGCAGTGATTTTGATTTGCTGTGGGAATTGGCCAGCCACGCCGGCGAGATTTTAAGCCGTGATCATTTGCTGAAAAAACTGCGCGGTATTGAATACGATGGCCTTGATCGCAGTATGGATGTGGCGATTTCGCGCTTACGTAAAAAACTCGACGATGATCCGATTGACCCCCGCAAAATCAAAACCATCCGAAACAAAGGGTATTTGTTTGCGAGTGATATCTGGCAAGACGAGTAA
- a CDS encoding ATP-binding protein codes for MRQVFLRFYLTVVVCFLATSLLIGGIYKQLIERTNQRYLTDIFKSTVSIIEEELGDLPPSLWHDEASRLRGKLPVPVQIEKLGEYSLSAENQKSLEKGDIILLLDKGLYIHRIHKTDQMVVLGPIPFLTDLDNISWLDFLALLMMGAALGLPTWLWLRPFWRDLLQIIQQSRRVGQGDFAARVKLDESSALASLGVTFNSMAQDVEQLTTSRRAMIDAVSHDLRTPLARMRYRLEAIKSGADSGPQVAALERDLGQIDALIEEWLTMSSLDSPQMQMNIQPQAMLPWLGKIAAELSLSGKAPQIINQTDSIDPYLEMDSYYFGRAVSNVLSNARRYGGDTIVMTLKWHDGMAQLLIDDNGEGIPEEQRSRLLQPFTRMEGSRNKATGGFGLGLAIVAMILRGHGGQVSIESAPAGGARIILAWPTALRLDL; via the coding sequence ATGCGCCAAGTTTTTTTGCGATTTTATTTGACCGTTGTCGTGTGTTTTTTAGCCACGTCTTTACTCATTGGCGGCATTTATAAGCAGCTCATCGAGCGCACTAATCAGCGTTACCTCACTGATATTTTTAAATCGACGGTGTCGATTATTGAAGAAGAACTCGGTGATTTGCCGCCGTCTTTATGGCATGACGAAGCATCGCGTTTGCGCGGTAAATTGCCGGTGCCGGTGCAAATTGAAAAGCTCGGCGAATATAGCTTAAGCGCAGAGAATCAAAAGTCTTTAGAAAAGGGCGATATTATTTTATTGCTCGATAAAGGGCTTTATATTCATCGGATTCACAAAACCGATCAAATGGTGGTGTTGGGGCCGATTCCATTTTTGACCGATTTGGATAATATTTCTTGGCTCGATTTCTTGGCCTTATTGATGATGGGGGCGGCGCTGGGCTTGCCAACTTGGCTTTGGTTGCGGCCATTTTGGCGTGATTTATTGCAAATCATTCAACAAAGTCGCCGCGTAGGGCAGGGGGATTTTGCTGCCCGAGTCAAACTCGATGAAAGTTCGGCCTTGGCTTCTTTGGGGGTGACCTTTAATAGTATGGCGCAAGACGTTGAGCAGCTAACGACTTCGCGGCGGGCCATGATTGATGCGGTCTCGCATGATTTGCGCACGCCCTTAGCGCGGATGCGTTATCGCTTAGAGGCCATCAAATCTGGCGCCGACAGCGGCCCGCAAGTGGCCGCATTAGAGCGCGATTTAGGGCAGATTGATGCCTTGATCGAAGAATGGCTAACGATGTCGAGCTTGGATAGCCCGCAAATGCAGATGAATATCCAGCCGCAGGCAATGTTGCCTTGGTTGGGTAAAATCGCCGCAGAGTTAAGCTTGAGCGGCAAAGCGCCACAGATCATCAATCAGACTGATTCAATTGATCCGTATCTAGAGATGGATAGTTATTACTTTGGCCGTGCGGTGAGTAATGTTTTAAGTAATGCCCGCCGTTATGGTGGCGATACCATTGTGATGACGCTCAAATGGCATGACGGCATGGCGCAATTACTGATTGATGATAATGGCGAGGGCATTCCAGAGGAACAACGCAGTCGTTTATTGCAACCCTTTACGCGAATGGAAGGCAGCCGTAATAAAGCCACCGGTGGTTTTGGTTTGGGTTTAGCGATTGTAGCGATGATTTTGCGCGGTCATGGTGGGCAGGTGAGTATTGAGAGTGCGCCAGCAGGGGGCGCGCGGATTATTTTGGCGTGGCCAACGGCTTTACGACTCGACTTGTAA
- a CDS encoding gamma-glutamyl-gamma-aminobutyrate hydrolase family protein: MGLPIIGIVCCRWRLESGHFYHLVGEKYLAAIAGTGGLPLLIPALGARDHAQILALVDGLLFTGSNSNIEPEHYGGTPLADDFNDAARDATTLPFIRAAIAAHIPILGLCRGAQEINVAFGGSLHQQIQTLDQMLDHREPEGDIDTMYGFAHPIELVPNGLLHRLYGQQQAMVNSLHQQGVKQLGHGLVAEAIAPDGLIEAFRLADAPSFNLAVQWHPEWQYADNPLSMAIFNAFAAACQAHYQHKHFA; this comes from the coding sequence ATGGGTCTACCCATCATTGGTATTGTTTGCTGCCGCTGGCGCCTAGAAAGTGGCCATTTTTATCATTTAGTCGGAGAAAAATACCTCGCCGCCATTGCCGGAACCGGTGGGCTACCGCTGTTGATTCCCGCCTTAGGCGCTCGTGATCACGCGCAAATTCTAGCGTTGGTCGACGGGCTGCTGTTTACCGGTAGCAATAGCAATATTGAACCCGAGCATTATGGCGGAACGCCCTTAGCCGATGATTTTAATGACGCAGCGCGCGACGCCACCACGCTGCCCTTTATTCGCGCCGCCATTGCGGCCCACATCCCGATTTTGGGCTTATGCCGTGGGGCGCAAGAAATCAATGTCGCTTTCGGTGGCAGCCTGCATCAACAAATTCAAACGCTAGATCAAATGCTCGATCACCGCGAACCCGAAGGGGATATCGACACCATGTATGGTTTCGCCCACCCGATCGAGCTGGTGCCTAACGGCTTACTTCACCGCCTATATGGACAGCAACAGGCGATGGTCAACTCGCTGCATCAACAAGGTGTCAAACAATTAGGGCACGGTTTAGTCGCCGAGGCGATTGCGCCAGACGGTTTAATCGAAGCGTTTCGCTTGGCCGACGCGCCAAGTTTTAATCTGGCGGTGCAGTGGCATCCGGAATGGCAATACGCCGACAACCCACTGTCGATGGCGATCTTTAACGCTTTTGCTGCCGCCTGCCAAGCGCATTACCAACATAAACATTTCGCTTAA
- a CDS encoding glutamine synthetase family protein, with protein MSLISEWLRERRITEVECVTPDFTGIARGKIVPREKFNEDDGMRLPQVVLVQTVTGEYADGITPSTDPDMVLIPDPNTIRLVPWAKDPVAQVIHDCFHFDGTPVELSPRYVLRRVLKLYEDRGWEPVVAPEMEFYLVDINRDPDLPLQPPLGRTGRPETGRKAYSIDAVNEYDDLFEDVYDYCDAQGLQIDTLIHEVGACQMEINFLHGNALELADQIFLFKRTVREAAIRHQMYATFMAKPMEHEPGSAMHIHMSVVDKTSGKNIYSNDDGQPSTVFYQSIAGMQKYFPAVISLFAPFVNSYRRLTRYYAAPINVQWGFDNRTCGIRIPYSTPAARRIENRVPGVDCNPYLALAATLACAYLGIVEQLEPTEPLTGDAYSLPFAFARELEGAINQLAECAPIAEVLGEKFIKAYCAVKQSEYIEYAKVISPWERKHLLLHV; from the coding sequence ATGAGCTTAATTAGCGAATGGCTGCGCGAGCGGCGAATCACCGAAGTGGAATGCGTGACCCCAGACTTTACTGGGATTGCTCGCGGCAAAATCGTTCCGCGCGAGAAGTTTAACGAAGACGACGGCATGCGCTTGCCGCAAGTGGTGCTGGTGCAAACCGTAACCGGTGAATACGCCGACGGCATTACCCCCAGTACCGATCCCGATATGGTGCTGATTCCCGATCCGAATACCATTCGCCTAGTGCCTTGGGCCAAAGACCCGGTGGCGCAAGTGATTCATGATTGTTTTCATTTTGACGGCACACCCGTTGAGCTATCACCCCGCTATGTGTTGCGGCGGGTATTAAAGCTCTACGAAGATCGCGGCTGGGAGCCAGTGGTTGCCCCCGAAATGGAGTTTTATCTGGTCGATATTAATCGCGACCCCGACCTGCCCTTACAACCGCCGCTAGGACGAACTGGCCGGCCCGAAACCGGACGCAAAGCGTATTCGATTGATGCGGTGAATGAATATGATGATTTATTTGAAGACGTGTATGACTATTGCGATGCGCAAGGTTTGCAAATCGACACCTTGATTCACGAAGTCGGCGCTTGCCAAATGGAGATCAATTTCTTGCATGGCAACGCCTTAGAACTCGCTGATCAGATTTTTTTATTTAAACGCACCGTACGCGAAGCGGCGATTCGCCATCAAATGTATGCCACCTTTATGGCCAAACCGATGGAGCACGAGCCCGGCTCGGCCATGCATATTCATATGAGTGTGGTCGATAAAACCAGCGGTAAAAATATTTACTCCAATGACGACGGGCAACCGAGCACGGTGTTTTATCAATCGATCGCTGGCATGCAAAAATACTTTCCGGCGGTGATTTCGCTCTTTGCGCCGTTTGTGAATAGCTATCGCCGTCTCACTCGCTATTACGCCGCCCCGATCAATGTGCAATGGGGTTTTGATAACCGCACTTGCGGCATTCGCATTCCGTATTCCACCCCTGCAGCACGGCGAATTGAAAACCGCGTTCCGGGGGTCGATTGCAATCCCTACTTGGCTTTGGCCGCGACTTTGGCCTGCGCCTATTTGGGTATTGTCGAACAACTCGAACCGACCGAGCCGCTCACGGGCGACGCATATAGCCTGCCATTTGCCTTTGCCAGAGAGCTAGAAGGTGCGATCAACCAATTGGCCGAATGCGCGCCGATTGCCGAGGTGCTCGGTGAAAAATTCATCAAAGCGTATTGCGCCGTCAAACAATCTGAATATATCGAATACGCCAAAGTGATCAGCCCGTGGGAGCGTAAACATTTGCTACTGCATGTTTGA
- a CDS encoding methyl-accepting chemotaxis protein — MINGDLYHKIDDNSNLIADILPPPQYIIEAYLLSHQLSETSPPSTELINRFKTIKNEFYRGQAHWKESNLPPNILNSLTQSIFQPADAFYKEAEQVLIPALESKNQVKIAAAKTRLDQLYKQHRLAVDELVPILKQQQQQLEDQAKTLVNKSLLGLLIISFGLLIVITIIALYVMNSLFNLLGSEPRVASVIVREIASGNLAVSIHLKKNDQSSILYHLQQMTEKLNHVLHNIRNNSATLVNSAEQIADAAEALSQNTISEVTNVEETRLAIKEINHSLTLCATNAVTCTDIAQQSSNDATTGEEAVRKTALAMEQVATKIHIIDDIAYQTNILALNAAIEAARAGNHGKGFAVVASEVRKLAERSQIAAKEISDITDSSVLQSTQAGKLLSKIKPATIDTAELIQAISSATNMQTQSINEISLTVDQLSAATQINAAASEELAATADEMNTQAVQLQELIRFFHVREPQ, encoded by the coding sequence ATGATTAATGGAGATCTTTACCATAAAATTGACGACAACAGCAATTTAATCGCCGACATTTTGCCGCCACCACAATACATCATTGAGGCCTATTTACTGTCACACCAATTAAGTGAAACTAGCCCTCCATCCACCGAGCTAATCAATCGATTTAAAACAATTAAAAATGAATTCTATCGAGGACAAGCACACTGGAAAGAAAGTAATCTACCACCCAATATACTCAATAGCCTAACTCAATCTATTTTTCAGCCTGCTGATGCCTTTTATAAAGAAGCCGAACAAGTTTTAATTCCAGCTCTAGAAAGCAAAAATCAAGTAAAAATTGCTGCGGCAAAAACGCGATTAGATCAACTCTATAAGCAACATCGTTTAGCTGTGGATGAACTGGTACCGATTCTCAAACAACAACAGCAACAATTAGAAGATCAAGCCAAAACATTGGTCAATAAATCATTACTTGGACTGTTAATCATCAGCTTTGGCTTGCTGATTGTGATCACTATCATTGCACTATATGTTATGAATTCTTTATTTAATTTACTTGGCAGTGAGCCAAGAGTTGCCTCAGTGATTGTCCGAGAGATTGCTTCTGGCAATTTGGCAGTGTCAATTCATTTAAAAAAGAATGATCAATCGAGTATTTTGTATCACTTGCAACAAATGACCGAAAAACTCAATCACGTTTTACACAATATTCGTAATAATTCTGCCACGCTGGTTAATTCAGCCGAGCAAATCGCGGATGCAGCTGAAGCATTAAGTCAAAATACGATTTCCGAAGTCACTAACGTTGAAGAAACACGATTGGCAATCAAAGAAATTAATCACTCACTCACCCTTTGCGCTACAAATGCGGTCACCTGCACGGACATCGCCCAACAATCATCAAACGATGCAACAACTGGTGAAGAGGCCGTCAGAAAAACAGCGCTCGCCATGGAGCAAGTTGCAACCAAAATCCACATCATTGACGATATCGCCTATCAAACCAATATATTGGCGCTCAATGCGGCAATTGAAGCAGCCAGAGCCGGCAATCATGGCAAAGGCTTTGCCGTTGTCGCCTCTGAGGTACGTAAGCTAGCGGAGCGAAGCCAAATCGCCGCCAAAGAAATCAGCGATATTACTGATAGCAGTGTGCTGCAATCCACACAGGCCGGTAAATTGCTCAGTAAAATCAAACCCGCAACGATAGACACTGCCGAGCTGATACAAGCCATCAGTAGTGCCACGAATATGCAAACCCAGAGCATAAATGAAATTAGCCTTACGGTAGATCAACTATCCGCCGCAACGCAAATCAACGCGGCAGCATCAGAAGAACTGGCTGCAACGGCTGATGAAATGAATACTCAAGCCGTACAGTTACAAGAATTGATTCGATTTTTTCATGTCCGAGAGCCGCAATAA
- the ald gene encoding alanine dehydrogenase, with product MLIGIPKEIKNHEYRVGLTPSGVKELVKHGHQVLIQQYAGDAVGFTAHHYIGAGAQIVDSAQEIYQRAEMIIKVKEPQASEIALLRPGQILFTYLHLAADPEQTQGLLASECIAIAYETVTDSRGGLPLLAPMSEVAGRMSIQAGAHCLEKTQGGSGILLSGVPGVAPANVIVLGGGVVGINAARMALGLGANVSLFDVSLARLKELDAQYGPQLTTLFSTTDAIEVALASADLVIGAVLIPGAAAPKLISRQMLKLMKPGSVLVDVAIDQGGCFETSHATTHESPTYVVDNVIHYCVANMPGGVARTATLALTNATLPFALALANKGWQRALQDDPHLRNGLNICRGKLTYAAVARDLELDYTPSEQLLATLI from the coding sequence ATGTTGATCGGCATACCGAAAGAAATTAAAAATCACGAATATCGGGTTGGACTTACTCCCAGTGGGGTGAAAGAACTCGTCAAACACGGCCATCAAGTGTTAATCCAGCAATACGCAGGCGACGCGGTGGGTTTTACCGCGCACCATTACATCGGCGCAGGCGCGCAGATTGTCGATTCGGCACAAGAAATTTATCAACGCGCCGAGATGATTATCAAAGTCAAAGAGCCACAAGCGAGCGAAATTGCCCTACTTCGGCCCGGGCAGATCCTGTTTACTTATCTGCACTTAGCTGCCGATCCCGAGCAAACCCAAGGCTTGCTGGCCAGCGAATGCATTGCCATTGCCTATGAAACCGTCACCGATTCACGCGGGGGTTTGCCATTATTGGCACCGATGTCTGAAGTCGCTGGGCGAATGTCGATTCAAGCAGGCGCGCACTGCCTAGAAAAAACCCAAGGCGGCTCAGGGATTTTACTCAGTGGCGTACCCGGCGTCGCACCCGCCAATGTAATCGTACTCGGCGGTGGCGTGGTGGGGATCAATGCCGCCAGAATGGCGCTGGGTTTAGGTGCCAATGTGTCGCTATTTGATGTGTCATTAGCGCGCCTCAAAGAGCTAGACGCTCAATATGGTCCACAACTGACTACGCTGTTTTCGACCACCGACGCGATCGAAGTGGCACTGGCGAGTGCCGATTTAGTGATCGGTGCAGTGTTAATCCCTGGTGCTGCCGCGCCAAAATTAATCTCGCGGCAAATGCTCAAGCTAATGAAACCGGGATCGGTGTTAGTCGACGTGGCGATTGATCAAGGCGGCTGCTTTGAAACCTCTCACGCCACCACGCATGAGTCGCCAACGTATGTTGTCGATAACGTAATTCATTATTGCGTCGCCAATATGCCCGGCGGCGTAGCGCGAACCGCCACCTTGGCGCTAACCAATGCCACCTTACCGTTTGCGCTGGCTTTGGCTAATAAAGGTTGGCAGCGCGCCTTGCAAGATGATCCGCATTTACGCAATGGCCTCAATATCTGCCGTGGCAAGCTCACTTATGCTGCGGTGGCGCGTGATTTGGAGCTGGATTACACCCCGAGCGAACAACTGTTAGCCACATTGATTTAA
- a CDS encoding HugZ family pyridoxamine 5'-phosphate oxidase — translation MTQSSALFSSALALLRQTQHGVLATQSLVLPGYPHASWLPFVLDEAGRIVLVISRLAEHTQNVLLDEKVSFLVHEPSATLSGARLTILGDLQPVPDDPLLVARLARQNPQLASYLAMADFSVWRLWPRRARYIAGFGKMGWIEGDEWETAAQLSLADEAALIQNTQLPEGCELIGVDWAGCDVRRNGQLERHILHCDRFDLAALRVAIDSVIRA, via the coding sequence ATGACTCAATCATCGGCCTTGTTTTCATCGGCGCTCGCCTTATTGCGGCAAACTCAGCATGGTGTATTGGCGACGCAATCGCTGGTGCTGCCCGGCTATCCACATGCTTCATGGCTACCGTTTGTATTGGATGAGGCTGGACGTATTGTGCTAGTAATAAGCCGTTTGGCTGAGCATACGCAAAATGTTTTATTGGATGAAAAAGTCAGCTTTTTAGTTCATGAGCCAAGCGCCACATTATCGGGTGCTCGGTTGACGATTTTGGGTGATTTACAGCCAGTGCCGGATGATCCATTGCTGGTGGCGCGCTTGGCGCGGCAAAATCCGCAATTAGCCAGCTATTTGGCGATGGCAGATTTTTCGGTGTGGCGTTTATGGCCGCGCCGAGCGCGCTATATCGCCGGATTTGGCAAAATGGGCTGGATCGAAGGGGATGAGTGGGAGACTGCAGCACAGCTGAGTTTGGCCGATGAAGCCGCACTCATTCAGAATACCCAGCTACCCGAGGGTTGTGAATTGATTGGTGTTGATTGGGCTGGCTGTGATGTGCGCCGTAATGGACAACTAGAACGGCATATTTTGCATTGCGATCGTTTCGATCTGGCTGCGCTACGCGTGGCAATTGATTCTGTGATTCGGGCATGA